TGAAAAAGTAGTTGCTACATTGGGTTACATCAACACAGGCGTGGCATTGGCCTCACAACGCTTCTATCAAGATGCGAAGATTCCAGTAATGAATAACGTTGCTACTGGCTCTATCTTGACCAAGCAGTTCCCTAATGCACCAGAAAACTATATCTTCCGTAATGCTGCTCCTGACAATATCCAAGCGCCATTGATCGCTAAAGAAGCAGTTGAGAAGCGTGGCCTGAAGAAGGTAGCGATTTTGGCTGACTCTACAAACTACGGTCAGTTGGGTCGTGAGGACTTAGAGAAGGCATTGAAGGGTTATGGCGTAACACCAGTAGCGGTTGAGAAATTCAACATTGGTGACGTTGATATGACTTCACAATTGCTCAAAGCAAAAAATGCTGGTGCTGATGTGATTTTGACTTACGCAATTGGACCTGAGTTGGCGCAAATTGCTAACGGTATGGCGAAGTTGGGTTGGAAGAAGCCAATGATCGGTTCATGGACATTGTCTATGGCCAGCTTCATTGATACAGCGGGTAAGAATGGTAACGGCGCAACAATGCCACAAACCTATATTCAAACTCCATCTACAACTGCTAAGCGTAAAGCTTTCCAAGCAGCTTACTTGGCCGAGTTCAAGCCGAAGAACAACAACATTGCATCTCCAGTTTCTGCAGCGCAAGGATATGACTCTGTTTACCTCTTGGCTGCTGCGATCAAGCAAGCAAACAGCACAGAAGGGCCAAAAATTGTTGCAGCATTGCAAGATTTGAAGACTCCAGTTGATGGTGTTGTGATTACTTACAACAAGCCATTCTCTGCAACTGATCACGACGCTATCAAGATGAAAGACGTAGTGATGGGTGTTGTTGAAAATGGTCGTGTTGAGTTCTTGAATGCTGAGGACGCAACTCCGAAGAAGAAGTAATTCATGCTAAGTAGCAGGCAAGTTATTTATTGCACTGCAACATTAGAAATACAAAGCGCCGCCCAAAAAGCGGCGTTTTGCTTACAATGGCAGATTCGTTAATAAAACAGTTTTAAGTATCTTTTAGGCCAAGAAAAATGGACATGCTTGCACAAATCCTCTCGAGCGGTATCGCTGTGGGGATGATCTATGCGGTAATCGCTTTCGGTTTCCAGCTCACTTTTGCCACCTCAGGCACCTTGAACTTCGGTCAAGGTGAAGCGCTGATGTTGGGTGCTCTAGTAGGTTTAACCTGCGTAGACACTTTCGGCATGAACTACTGGGTCATGATTCCAGTAGTGTGTTTATTTGGAATGATTCAGGGTGGCTTTGTCGAGCTCATCGGTGTTCGCCCAGCAATCAAAATTAAATCTGAGTTTGGTTGGATTATGTCCACCATCGCTCTCGGTATTATTTTTAAGAACGTCGCTGAAAACATCTGGGGTCGCGACGCTTTGCCATTCCCATCACCATTGCCAATGGAGCCAATGAGCTTCTTGGGCGCGAGTATTCTGCCGATGGAAATTTTGGTAGTCGTTGGTGCGCTTGTAATGATGTTATTAGTTGAGTTCTTTAACCGTAAAACAATTTACGGTAAAGCAGTGGTTGCTACAGCGAATGACCGCGATGCTGCTGGCTTGATGGGTATTAACACCAGCGTCGTAATTACCTTCTCCTATGCGCTCTCCTCTTTAACTGCCGCATTTGCTGGTGTCTTGATTGCACCTTTGACGCTCACTGGTGCAAGCATGGGTGGCGCATTAGGTTTGAAAGCATTCGCCGTGGCGATTATTGGCGGCTTGTCTAGCGGTATGGGAATTATTGTGGGCGGCCTAATTTTAGGAATTGTAGAAACCGCTACTGGTTTTTACGTCTCCACTGGCTATAAAGATGTTCCAGGTTTGATCTTGCTGTTGCTTGTCCTTGCATACAAGCCATCTGGTCTCTTTGGTAAATCTGCAATTAAGAAAGTTTAATGATGAAGAAGTCCCTAATCCCTCTATTAATTGCAATCGCGGCGCTGTTTACTCTGCCGCTATTCATTCACAATCCTTATTACATCCACTTGGTTGAAACCATTCTGATCTACACCATCTTGTTGTTTGGTTTAGATATTGTGGTGGGTTATGTTGGTCAGGTTTCCTTAGGTCATGCAGCACTCTTTGGTATTGGTTCATATACCGCTGGTGTGCTGTATTTCCACTTTGGCTGGACTATTTGGGGAACCCTCCCAGCATCTATCGTGGTAACCGCGATATTCGGTGGCATCTTGGCTCTACCAGCGTTAAAGGTTATCGGACCTTACTTGGCGATGGTGACCTTGGCTTTTGGAACCATTGCACAGATCTTGATTAACGAGATGACGTGGTTGACTGAAGGCCCATTGGGCATCAAGATTCCTAAGCCTGAGCTAATGGGCGTGCCGATGACTAAAGCAGAGTATTTCTGGATGGTCGGCATCATCTTGATTCTCTCCATGATCATCGTAGACCGTTTTGTTAAATCACAAATTGGTCGTGCGTTTGAGGCATTACGCGATAGTCCTATTGCCTGTGACTGTATGGGTGTCTCCGTATATCGCTTTAAAGTCATTGCGTTTGTAATCAGCGCCGGCTTTGCTGGCTTAGCCGGTTGCTTGTATGCCTACTCTGAGCAGTACATCTCACCAAATACCTATAACAACGAACTGGCAGTTTTGTTCTTGCTAGGCATCATCATGGGTGGACGTAAGTCACGCATTGGTGCAGTTATTGGTGCGGCGATTATTGTGTTGTTGCCAAAACTCTTGGATGACATTAATTTGTTCCGTATTGTTGCTTCGGTCATCGCTATCGTGGTTGTCGTCGGTGCGGCAATGGCGCTGTCTAAACAGGCCACAACATTAAGGCGTGTAGCCGTGCCTATCTCTGGTGTCGTTGGCTTGGCAGCGTTTTCATTCTGGCTCGACACAATCTCTGATTGGCGCCTGAGTATTTTCGGCTTCATGATTTTGCTAGTGGTGTACTACTTGCAAAACGGTATTGTTGGTTTTGCGAAGAGCTTCTACCAATCGATTGCTGGCAAGACTAAAACTACTCGTGGTGAAGAAGTTGAAGCAGTGGATGACTCCATCAGCTTTATCAGCAAAGTTAGCGATCAAAATACCGGTGCTGAGCTCCTGAAGGTTGACTCAGTATTGATGCAGTTCGGTGGTTTGAAGGCATTGAACAACGTTGATCTGAGCATCAAGCGTGGCACTATTCATGGTCTGATCGGTCCTAACGGTTCCGGTAAGAGCACGATGATGAACGTGTTGACAGGTATTTATGTGCCTACAGCAGGTAACGTTCTCTATGCCGGTCAAAGCGTTGTGGGCCGCACATCTTCAGATATTGCACTTTCTGGTATCGCTCGTACTTTCCAGAACGTTCAGCTCTTCGGTGAAATGACAGCCATCCAAAACATTTTGGTTGGTCTGCACCACACCTTTAAGTCCAATATGGTGGAGATTGCACTGCATCTACCGCGTTACAAGAAGGAGGAGGCAGAGGCGCATGCTCGTGCAATGGCTCTTCTTAAGTTCGTTGGCTTGGATGACTTGGCAAATGAAGAAGCGCGCAACTTGCCATACGGTAAGCAGCGTCTCTTAGAGATTGCTCGTGCCTTGGCTTTGGATCCAGAACTGCTCTTGTTGGATGAGCCAGCTGCTGGTTTGACAGCGCCGGACATTAAAGAACTCTTGCGCATTATTCGTAAGATCCGCGATAGCGGTATTACCTTCATCCTGATTGAGCATCATATGGATGTGGTGATGTCAGTATGCGACACCGTTTCTGTATTGGACTTCGGTCAGAAGATTGCAGAAGGTAAACCAGCTGAAGTTCAGGCAGACGAGAAGGTGATTCATGCCTACTTGGGTACTTAATCACTAGAACATATTGAATCGGTAAATACCATGTTATCTATTAAGAATCTTGAAGCAGGCTACGGCAAAGTAAAAGTTCTGCACGGCATCAATATTGATGTTCCTAAAGGACAAGTCATTACTTTGATCGGGTCAAACGGCGCCGGTAAAACAACCACCATGCGTGCTATTACCGGCATGATTAAGCCAACTGGCGGTGAAGTGACATTGGGGGGTGAAAAAATTGATGGTTACGACTCTCATAAAATTGCCCGCCTTGGTTTAGCGCATAGCCCAGAAGGTCGTCGTGTCTTTACGACCATGTCAGTAAATGACAATCTCTTGCTGGGCGCATTTCCACGCTTTACAGGTAGCCGTCCGAAAGGCGACATTAAGAACGATTTAGAGCGTGCTCTAGAAATGTTCCCGCGCTTAAAAGAGCGTCGAAATCAATTGGCTGGTACCTTGTCAGGTGGTGAGCAACAGATGTTGGCGATGGCCCGTGCTGTGATGCTCAACCCAGAGATCATTCTTTTGGATGAGCCATCAATGGGTCTGGCACCAATTTTGGTTGAGGAGGTATTTAAGATTATTTCTAATCTCAAATCACAGGGTGTGACCATGTTATTGGTTGAGCAGTTTGCTGCAGCAGCATTGAACGTGGCTGACTATGGTTATGTTTTAGAAAACGGCAAGATTGCTACTCATGGCCCAGCCGACAAGTTGATGCATGATCCAGCTGTCAAAGCGGCTTACTTGGGTGGTGCTGGCGGTCACTAAGATTTAGCAGCTTCCTGTTTGTTAAAAAGCCCTCGAAAGAGGGCTTTTTTATTGAGGCGTAATGAAGCGGTCCACTTAGCTAGTTCTGGAGTAGTGAGATTGACTCTCGTATTAATAGGGCGCGATAGCCCATATACATAGCGACACCTACAAAGCCCAGTAGAAATAGCTTGGGGACAATAGCGCCCTCTGCTACCAATTCTGAATTCAGAAGTCCGATAGCAACTCCCAAGAAGAATAGGGCACCAAGCCCTAAGACAATCCAATTCTCATGCTTGCTCACTTGCTGAGTGAGGTTGGCATAGGCGAGCACCTGAAAGCTATCCCCTTTTTGATATCCGGACACTCTCAGAGTATCGCCATTAATTACCACCATCGGTGTCGAGAATTTAGCTTCAATCGCACGATGACCTAAATTAAATTTGGATACAAAGAATCGCTGGTAATAAACAGAAGAATGATCGTGAGTAGGCTTTTCAGGATTTACATATTCCAGAAGCTCATTATTGAGATTGCTGACCGTTCCAGAAATAGTGCTCACAGAGCTAGTTAGAAAAGAGCTGGGTTTTAGAGTCATGAGTAAAGCTCCCAACAGCATGAGAGAAAAAATAAGAAGAAAGGACGCAAGTGGACGTTTCACAGATTCAAAGTTAGCACTCCCTTGGTGAGTAAGCCAATGGCAATCACCAAGGTAAAGATCGAGAAAATGAGCTGGGTATGCGGACCGCTTAACTTTTTACCTAAGAGCATCCCAAGCAATAGTCCACCCAATGCGGCAAGCGAAAATGGAGCCGCAACTACAATATTTAGGTTGCCACTCATTGCTGAGAAAATTGCTCCACCTCCAGTGATGATGGCCAGTACTCCAAGTGAAGTAGCGACAATCGATTTGACTGGCAGGTCGGTGTAGCGTTTGAGTGCTGGGACGATGATAAATCCACCACCTACACCTAGCAATCCCGATAAAAACCCAGCTAGACTACCGGCGAACATCAGGGCCCGCGCACAGGGTAGGGTCCACTGAAGTTTTCCTATGGCTGGATTCATTAGGCATGGGGGTGGCTTTCTGCTTGCTTCGGGTATGCCATTGATCTGATTGCGCGCCTGGCTTAAGAGACGTAGAGCAACATACAGGAGGATCAGGCTAAATATGATTTGCAGGGGAGCGTTCGGAATCTGTGGTGCCAGCCAGAGGCCCAAAGGCGAAAGCGCTAAGCCAAAGATCGCCATGAACCCAGCCGCCTTATAGCGCAAGATCTTATTTCTAAGGCCTAGGATGGCCCCAATACTAGAGGCAAGGGCAACGGCGCACAGTGCAATTGGCGCTGCCTCCGCAATAGGCAGCCCCAGGAAAAAGACTAATAGTGGGACCGATAAAATCCCGCCCCCAGCGCCGGTAAGACCCATAAGAACGCCCACTAGGATTCCTAGCGAGGGGCTGATAAGAATTGAGTAGTCCATTGCAATTTATTTTAGATTAATATAGTATATAAATATATATAATATTTATGCTACCGAGGAAATATTTTGACTGCAAACCATACCCCCCTGATTAAAGACTTTTTTGATCCAGAGACCTGGACCTATACCTATGTGGTTTATGAGGGTGATGGCAGCCCCTGCGTGATTGTTGACTCTGTTCTCAATTACGACCCTAAATCAGGCAGAACAACTACGAAGTCTGCTGATGAGGTGATTAGCTTCGTTAAGGCACACCAGCTGCAGGTAGATTGGATTTTGGAGACCCATGCCCATGCAGACCATTTAACTGCTGCCCCTTACTTGCAAAGCCACTTGGGCGGCAAATTAGTCATTGGGGATCACATCACCAATGTCCAAACCGTGTTTAAAGGCGTCTTCAATCTGGATGATCGCTTTAAAGCTGATGGCGCCCAGTTTGACTACTTGCTTAAAGAGGGTGAGTCACTCGCTTTTGGAAATCTTTCTTTGAAAGCACTTTTTGTACCGGGCCATACTCCTGCTTGCATGGCATATGAAATCGGTGATGCCATCTTTGTGGGCGATACCTTGTTTATGCCGGATGTCGGTACAGCTCGCTGTGATTTTCCTGGTGGCGATGCAAAGACACTCTATCGGTCTATTCAAAAGCTCTTGTCTTACCCTGGACAGACCAAGCTGTTTATGTGTCATGACTACCCGCCAAATGGACGCCCAGCCATGGGTGTGACTACCGTTGCTGATGAGAAGGCAGGCAATATTCACGTGCATGACGGTATCACTGAGGATCAGTTTGTACAGATGCGTACAACGCGAGATAAAACCTTGGAAATGCCAACATTAATTTTGCCTTCTATTCAGGTGAATATTCGGGCTGGGCATTTTCCTGAGCCAGATGCTAATGGCGTTGCGTACCTAAAAATTCCTTTAAACGCACTCTGATTGTGAGATGACAATGAATATGCCTATCTCAAAAGCAGAGTTAAAAAAGATGCAGTCATCGGCAGATGATGCTTGCAAGCTCATGAAGGTCTTGTCTAACCGTGATCGCATGATGCTCTTGTGTGAAATTGGGCAAGCAGAAAAATGCGTTGGTGAGCTGGAGGCAGCATTAGATTTGCATCAGCCAACCTTGTCCCAGCAGCTAACCGTATTACGTAAGGAAAAGCTGGTTAAAACACGTAGAGAGGGTAAGCAAATTTACTACTCGCTATCAAGCCAGGTCGCCGTAGCAGTCATGAGCTTGTTATACAAGCACTACTGCAAGAAGTAGTCGTAAAGAATTATTTAATCGTTTTTAAAGGGAGTTCAATATGAAATGTAACGTCGGTGGTATCGATCGTATCTTAAGAATCTCGGTAGGTATTGTGCTGGTAGTACTTGTAGCCAACGGTATCGTAGGCTGGTGGGGTTGGCTTGGACTAATTCCATTAGCTACGGGTATTTTCCGTTTCTGCCCAGCTTACCCATTATTGGGAATGAATTCTTGCGGAACATCTAGCGACAAAGATTCTTGCTGCAAGTAAGTCTTCTTAAGTTTGATTAAGGCGTATTGAGAAATAAAACTCAATGCGCCTTATTTCCATTTGGGGTGACCGCTTTCTTTGCATAAACACCATGTAATAAAAAGATAGCAAAGAAAGCAAGGCCAATTACCCAGTGGGTTGTGATGACGCTATCTCGAATTTCTTCAGGGCCGTAGTACAACAAGGCGCCTGATATCAATAAAGTAGCCAAAAAAGCCAATTGGCTTAAACCGCTCCACAGCTTTCTCTTCGACTTGAGGCCCGCCTTGAGGTGAAAGGGTAAGACCGAACCCAAAGCCATCGTAGCCATCATTGCGGCAATGCCATGCCACATCAATATTGAGTGAGCGCCCAATGCAGCGCCTTGAATATGAAATTCATGACCAAGTAAATAGGCTGTGCCGGTGAGTGAGCAGCTCAACATGCCAATGAGTACAAAGTGTCTTTGCCATGCCGGCATCTTGCCAAGGCGACTGGTATTTTTCATAAGGTGGTGATGTGAGGAATTTTGATGGCTTGGGCAGAGAAATGGCTCAAGCAAGGATGTTGGGTGTTGCCAGAGATACTGACCACTTTAGTTAATGCGTCCGCATAGACGCATTCACCGGCGATGACTGAATAAGACTCAGAAAACTCAATGTGTTCTTGATTGAGGGGGTTGACCATATAGCTTTTGGCATCAGCGTCGCGCTTTGAAAAGTAGAGGCTACTAGTCGCAATAGCACCTAACTTCATACTGCCAATCTGAATTAACTCCAGAGGCTTCCTCGGATTTCGGATTTGAATATCCTGAGTGCAATTTCCAAAGACGCGCATATCACCACCAGCATTGACCGAGCCAGATGGGATGTCGTTAGCAAGTAAAGCCTCTACCGCCTTATCAACTGCATACCCTTTGGCAATGCCACCAAGATCAAGGCAGAGTGGAAGCTTAGATTGAACCAAGTTTGACTCAATAAAGCGAAGATCTTCAATGCCTCCGAATGAGTGATCATCCAGTCTGACATGCCTTGGAAGCAGACCTGCCTCTACCAAGCGATGGCCAATTCCACAATTAAATATGCCTTTAGACTCAACATAAATCTCTTTGGCAATGGTTAGCACCTCAGCTGTCCAGGGGTGAATGCGAATCGGCTCCAAGTAAGATCTGGCATTAATTTGAGAAAGCTCGCTGTCAGGATCATGAAAGCCCATCAAAGATTGAACCTGTTCAATGGCCCTGAATGCCATCTCTATTGCATGGAGTGAATGCCCTCCATCTTCGGTTGAAATTTCAACAAAGGTACCTAAGAGTGGTTTGCAGCGAATCATTTTGCTTTTGGCGCTTGAGATTGATTTTTGAGCGCAATGTCATAAAGCACTGCAACACGTTTGACGCCATCAGTGAGATGTTTGCAGGAGAGTGTGGCGCCACCAATATTTTGAATATCTTGATTAAGCTTAATAGGGTCTGACGCAGTTTTGCCGATAAATTGATTGCGCCACTGGGCTTCAGCCACTTCATAGCCATAGGATTCAACATACTCTAGGATCTCGATGCCGGTGACTGCGCCTGATGGGCTCAGTGCAACGGCATAAGTAATCATTTCGTGTTTGCCTACCACCTCATCTACGATGAACCAACTTCCGTCAGCCGCCTTCCAAATGCGATCCCCTTGAAAAACTTGTCGAACGCTAGATGCTGAGCGCATTTTGTCTTGTAGTTCATCTGTAATGATGATGGGATTTTTAACAAGCGGTTTATTGGGTATGAGTATCTTTTGCGCTTGTTCGACGGATACATAAATCTTGGCGTGCGCTACGATCGGTGCCGTTGTTGCAGCAAGACCAGCTATTAATAGAGAGTTAAGTTTCCAGTTCATGTTCTAAATTCTTTTGCTAGAGGGTGATATAAATTAATTAGCCAGTAATTCATTGGCTTGAAAGCAAAGCTCATCAAGATCTTCAGTGCTTTCGCTTATCTGGGCCAAGGCCTCAAACATCATCAAAGCTCGCTCTCTCGCAGTGGCGCAATGGGTGGATTGAAACTTAATCAAATGTATTAGTGCAGCCATTAATAAATTTTGCTTTTCCATAGTTACCTTTAAATTAAAAATACGAGAGATCTTGTTTAGTTCAGTGGGAAGCCGACTTTGACAATGAATTCATTTACTGAGTGACTATCCCAAACGCGAGCATTGGAGCACTCTGCAGTTCCATCACCCATGCAGTTATTACCTTTGAGTTGATAGCGCCAAGCACCGGTAACCCACCAGTCTTTTTCTGCGTAATGTAAGTTGGGGCCAACAAAGGTAGCTCTTTGCACTTGGTTTTGTAGGTTGTAGCTAGAGTAGTCATTATGAAAACGTGCCTCAACGCCACCAGACCACTTGGGTGCAAATCGATAGCTCGCCCCCACCAGGAAATCCAGCATTGACTCAGGGACATTGCCATTTCCAACGAACTTCAATTGCTCATTAGCGACAACTACGTTTCCAGCCAAAACCAATTTGTCATCTATAAAGTTTGATTGCAGTAGCAAGCGTGCTTCAATTTCATTTTTGTTCTTGCCTATAGTTGGCTCTAAATATAGTCCGACTCCGACTGGAGAGGTGACTGGATTGGTAATGCGATAGATCGCCTCTAAAGCCCCACCTTCAATGCCACCCTTTCTGTAGGGTGAGGCAGGATTGTGTGATTCGGGGACAGGCTGTCCGCTAGTGCAGGATGCGGCGCCATCGCATGCATCTGAGTTGGTGTAATTTTGATTTGCATTCACGTAATAGGCATTAAGGTAGCCTGCAATCTGAAAGTCATTCGTGACGCCATATTCCAATTCTGATCTAGAGAACCATGCGTTATAGGATCCTGCCGCTTGTTGTTTATTCAGTTGTAAGCGCTGCTCGAACTCCAACTTACCCTTTGGCTGTAGATCAAGGGTGTAGATCCATCCAAATGCGCCTTCACCCGCATTGGCGAATGAGAAGTGCAGGGCGGTGGCTAATAGGATGCTGAAGGCAACAAGTCTTTTGATAGTCAGTTTCATGGTGTTATGGGTCTGGTTAGTAAAAGTAATTGAGAATCATTCGTAATATACAGCAAATGAGAATAATTCTCAATTGAGAAAATGACCCTATGTACTTAGGTGTTGAGATTTGCCTGGAGTGAATGCCAAGCTTGTAAGATCCATAGCTATGGATTCAGAAGCCCTTGTGAAGCTGGTCACAATGAAGATGCCTTATGGCAAGCATGCTGGTCGTGCGCTTGCGGACTTGCCTGGTAATTACTTGGCCTGGTTCGCTCGCGAGGGTTTTCCTAAGGGCGAGCTTGGTCAGCTCCTGGAGCTAATGCACACCCTAGATCACAATGGATTGCGAGGCTTGTTGGCGCCCATTCAGCGGGCCCATGGAATTGCTCCCCGCACTCAGGGGTAACAATTTATTTTGTGCGTACTATCGCTATGACGCGATTGCGTTCATAAGTCACATTAGGTGTGTCCGGCGGGCTGCTTTGCGAGAGTGTAACCACGATTGAGCTCTGAGCTTCAATCTCTTTCGCTAGGCTTTGAGCCAAACTGAGGTTGCGGTCATATTGAAGTTCTATGCTGGCAACCTTTCCAGCCTTGATGTTGGAGGTGATTGCTGCAACTTTGTCGGGTGAGTATTGATCGAAAAAGACTGGATACCATCCTCCGACGAGCTGTTTCGACTCGGATGCCTGCTTTTCAGTTGCTTGGTTAGGTCTGATCTCAGCAGCATTCACTGGAAGATGAAAGTCGATACTAGTTTTCTGGATTAATTCAGCATAAGAGATTGGCGCGCTCATTTGTGCATCGTCGGTATTCTCAACCCAATAAGCCCAAGCCAATTTTTTATTTGGGTCGTAGACTAACTTAAATAAATGACTCGGAATGGTGACCTTACCTTTGCCGATGCTGCCAGCATAACCAACTGAGCCAGTAAATACATATATATTGCCTTGTGCGCGCTTGATGTACATCCTGGTAGGCTCTTCAACCCGTTTTACCCAGATGCCCTGATTGTTTTGTCTGGCCTGCGGCATCATGTTAGCTAGGGAGAATGACTGAGCCATCCCCCGCTCGCTAGTCATATCACCCGCTGGCACGTTATGTCCTCGGTCGAAACCACTGCCTCGATAGTCTGTCAGCAGTGCGCGCTCACTCAAGGGCAGCCTAGCCTCCTCATAAAACTGATTGGTACGACGAGGATGTGGTGCTTGGAGTTGCACGCCATTGAGTTTCTCAACGGTATAGACGGGCTTTTTATCTACTGGTGAGTAGTAGATTGCAAAATCATCAAAACAGAGGTCTCTTCCCGCCTGAGTTGTGGTCGGAACCTGCTGGGCTGGGAACAGATCCTTGCATTGGTCAAATAGGGCAGAGGCACTCAACGGT
The genomic region above belongs to Polynucleobacter sp. AP-Ainpum-60-G11 and contains:
- a CDS encoding ATP-binding cassette domain-containing protein; translation: MMKKSLIPLLIAIAALFTLPLFIHNPYYIHLVETILIYTILLFGLDIVVGYVGQVSLGHAALFGIGSYTAGVLYFHFGWTIWGTLPASIVVTAIFGGILALPALKVIGPYLAMVTLAFGTIAQILINEMTWLTEGPLGIKIPKPELMGVPMTKAEYFWMVGIILILSMIIVDRFVKSQIGRAFEALRDSPIACDCMGVSVYRFKVIAFVISAGFAGLAGCLYAYSEQYISPNTYNNELAVLFLLGIIMGGRKSRIGAVIGAAIIVLLPKLLDDINLFRIVASVIAIVVVVGAAMALSKQATTLRRVAVPISGVVGLAAFSFWLDTISDWRLSIFGFMILLVVYYLQNGIVGFAKSFYQSIAGKTKTTRGEEVEAVDDSISFISKVSDQNTGAELLKVDSVLMQFGGLKALNNVDLSIKRGTIHGLIGPNGSGKSTMMNVLTGIYVPTAGNVLYAGQSVVGRTSSDIALSGIARTFQNVQLFGEMTAIQNILVGLHHTFKSNMVEIALHLPRYKKEEAEAHARAMALLKFVGLDDLANEEARNLPYGKQRLLEIARALALDPELLLLDEPAAGLTAPDIKELLRIIRKIRDSGITFILIEHHMDVVMSVCDTVSVLDFGQKIAEGKPAEVQADEKVIHAYLGT
- a CDS encoding MBL fold metallo-hydrolase, with the protein product MTANHTPLIKDFFDPETWTYTYVVYEGDGSPCVIVDSVLNYDPKSGRTTTKSADEVISFVKAHQLQVDWILETHAHADHLTAAPYLQSHLGGKLVIGDHITNVQTVFKGVFNLDDRFKADGAQFDYLLKEGESLAFGNLSLKALFVPGHTPACMAYEIGDAIFVGDTLFMPDVGTARCDFPGGDAKTLYRSIQKLLSYPGQTKLFMCHDYPPNGRPAMGVTTVADEKAGNIHVHDGITEDQFVQMRTTRDKTLEMPTLILPSIQVNIRAGHFPEPDANGVAYLKIPLNAL
- a CDS encoding ABC transporter ATP-binding protein — protein: MLSIKNLEAGYGKVKVLHGINIDVPKGQVITLIGSNGAGKTTTMRAITGMIKPTGGEVTLGGEKIDGYDSHKIARLGLAHSPEGRRVFTTMSVNDNLLLGAFPRFTGSRPKGDIKNDLERALEMFPRLKERRNQLAGTLSGGEQQMLAMARAVMLNPEIILLDEPSMGLAPILVEEVFKIISNLKSQGVTMLLVEQFAAAALNVADYGYVLENGKIATHGPADKLMHDPAVKAAYLGGAGGH
- a CDS encoding metalloregulator ArsR/SmtB family transcription factor, with the translated sequence MNMPISKAELKKMQSSADDACKLMKVLSNRDRMMLLCEIGQAEKCVGELEAALDLHQPTLSQQLTVLRKEKLVKTRREGKQIYYSLSSQVAVAVMSLLYKHYCKK
- a CDS encoding sulfite exporter TauE/SafE family protein translates to MDYSILISPSLGILVGVLMGLTGAGGGILSVPLLVFFLGLPIAEAAPIALCAVALASSIGAILGLRNKILRYKAAGFMAIFGLALSPLGLWLAPQIPNAPLQIIFSLILLYVALRLLSQARNQINGIPEASRKPPPCLMNPAIGKLQWTLPCARALMFAGSLAGFLSGLLGVGGGFIIVPALKRYTDLPVKSIVATSLGVLAIITGGGAIFSAMSGNLNIVVAAPFSLAALGGLLLGMLLGKKLSGPHTQLIFSIFTLVIAIGLLTKGVLTLNL
- a CDS encoding FMN-binding protein, whose product is MNWKLNSLLIAGLAATTAPIVAHAKIYVSVEQAQKILIPNKPLVKNPIIITDELQDKMRSASSVRQVFQGDRIWKAADGSWFIVDEVVGKHEMITYAVALSPSGAVTGIEILEYVESYGYEVAEAQWRNQFIGKTASDPIKLNQDIQNIGGATLSCKHLTDGVKRVAVLYDIALKNQSQAPKAK
- a CDS encoding DUF6662 family protein; this translates as MKLTIKRLVAFSILLATALHFSFANAGEGAFGWIYTLDLQPKGKLEFEQRLQLNKQQAAGSYNAWFSRSELEYGVTNDFQIAGYLNAYYVNANQNYTNSDACDGAASCTSGQPVPESHNPASPYRKGGIEGGALEAIYRITNPVTSPVGVGLYLEPTIGKNKNEIEARLLLQSNFIDDKLVLAGNVVVANEQLKFVGNGNVPESMLDFLVGASYRFAPKWSGGVEARFHNDYSSYNLQNQVQRATFVGPNLHYAEKDWWVTGAWRYQLKGNNCMGDGTAECSNARVWDSHSVNEFIVKVGFPLN
- a CDS encoding DUF3820 family protein, which encodes MDSEALVKLVTMKMPYGKHAGRALADLPGNYLAWFAREGFPKGELGQLLELMHTLDHNGLRGLLAPIQRAHGIAPRTQG
- a CDS encoding ABC transporter substrate-binding protein; its protein translation is MNIRHHIFAVAAAAMFTTGAYAADIKLGLSGPFTGGSASMGVSMRDGVRLAAKEINAAGGINGNKIVLVERDDEAKNERGVQIAQELINNEKVVATLGYINTGVALASQRFYQDAKIPVMNNVATGSILTKQFPNAPENYIFRNAAPDNIQAPLIAKEAVEKRGLKKVAILADSTNYGQLGREDLEKALKGYGVTPVAVEKFNIGDVDMTSQLLKAKNAGADVILTYAIGPELAQIANGMAKLGWKKPMIGSWTLSMASFIDTAGKNGNGATMPQTYIQTPSTTAKRKAFQAAYLAEFKPKNNNIASPVSAAQGYDSVYLLAAAIKQANSTEGPKIVAALQDLKTPVDGVVITYNKPFSATDHDAIKMKDVVMGVVENGRVEFLNAEDATPKKK
- a CDS encoding DUF2892 domain-containing protein yields the protein MKCNVGGIDRILRISVGIVLVVLVANGIVGWWGWLGLIPLATGIFRFCPAYPLLGMNSCGTSSDKDSCCK
- a CDS encoding branched-chain amino acid ABC transporter permease, with amino-acid sequence MDMLAQILSSGIAVGMIYAVIAFGFQLTFATSGTLNFGQGEALMLGALVGLTCVDTFGMNYWVMIPVVCLFGMIQGGFVELIGVRPAIKIKSEFGWIMSTIALGIIFKNVAENIWGRDALPFPSPLPMEPMSFLGASILPMEILVVVGALVMMLLVEFFNRKTIYGKAVVATANDRDAAGLMGINTSVVITFSYALSSLTAAFAGVLIAPLTLTGASMGGALGLKAFAVAIIGGLSSGMGIIVGGLILGIVETATGFYVSTGYKDVPGLILLLLVLAYKPSGLFGKSAIKKV
- a CDS encoding FAD:protein FMN transferase: MIRCKPLLGTFVEISTEDGGHSLHAIEMAFRAIEQVQSLMGFHDPDSELSQINARSYLEPIRIHPWTAEVLTIAKEIYVESKGIFNCGIGHRLVEAGLLPRHVRLDDHSFGGIEDLRFIESNLVQSKLPLCLDLGGIAKGYAVDKAVEALLANDIPSGSVNAGGDMRVFGNCTQDIQIRNPRKPLELIQIGSMKLGAIATSSLYFSKRDADAKSYMVNPLNQEHIEFSESYSVIAGECVYADALTKVVSISGNTQHPCLSHFSAQAIKIPHITTL